A single window of Jiangella alkaliphila DNA harbors:
- a CDS encoding S8 family serine peptidase, with the protein MRRYWRAAAAAVVLTGLVAQGIPAATAELAGPAGYSPPLAGPAGAVTVTLITGDRVHVSTGPDGRQAATVEPATRADGTVPGFHEQELDGHLHIVPADVALLVPAVLDPALFDVTALIEQGYDDASSDVLPVIVETTSAGAGAARAASLPSVTTTDTLESIGAVAADVDKDAAAALADALTGTVALDGAGAAAGSRAAAPLAGVEKIWLDQPMSTVDEDSAPQIGAPDAWAAGFTGAGVTVAVLDTGIDTTHPDLTGKVVAEANFSVSDSTTDRFGHGTHVASIVAGTGAASDGQRRGIAYEADLMNVKVLDDGGSGPMSEVIAGMEWAVANGADVVNLSLGVRGGYTDGTDPASQAVDRLSASSDALFVIAAGNDGPGEGTVTTPGAATSALTVGAVDKQDGLAGFSSRGPRAGDFALKPDVTAPGVGIIAARAANAVIGTPVGDDYLALDGTSMATPHVAGAAALLLQQRPEWAGADLKAALASTSSASEALTVYEQGAGRVDLARATSQQVFAASGPIDAGYFPYPHDDAVPVTRTVTYRNTGTAPVTLALAAEVTDEDGTAPAAGMVTLGASSVVVPAGGTAEVAVTVDPAAGDYGLYGGWLVATGPDGVGVRTALGFYKESERYDLTVHGIARDGRPAGGISLVDVVNVDDTSVFAATSVGFVDGAATLRVPPGRYAAMGFVFTYDEPHVFTTETAGVFAPEFTVSGPTSVTLDARTTVPIEVETADPVEATNTMLAWMRSDPEGKSYAHSFSVGAQPSFASPTDAVSVGDFEYYTQYSLVAPLIQVRTLTPVEGPIQASYVSNSALLDGSFELPLVYAGLGRPADFAGVDVEGSIALIQRGEITFVEKMRNAAAAGASLVMIFNNVAGPLPIAGDPSTVPTMSMTREEGQALLALLDQGPVTAAVDAIPVSPYLYDLVLVEPDVVPPSLDYVIDSSNTTRIDVGYHSHVDDHGIGELRHKWRPWDAFSFGFLRRTVAPQTRVEYVSGGDTAWAQYLYGASTDADPFGFPLQSAPRTYEAGLELEDAWLRQVQAPGVLPVDFGAVDSAAYRSGDDVTLRLQEWTDGYGHWGGAVPGVDTPSFRLFADGALVGSGGRANGTFAVPSSPSTLRVELDVARSAPWWLASTSTSTAWTVARSSSVDAPTPLPLLTLSYGVDVSPLNVAAKPGAQFVDVVVGHQPGSGPSAPVAGATASVSFDDGANWAPARVLPRGDGSFRAVVSRVPASATHLSLRVEAWDRDGNRIEQEVLRAYALD; encoded by the coding sequence TTGCGCAGGTACTGGAGAGCGGCCGCGGCCGCCGTCGTCCTCACCGGTCTGGTCGCGCAGGGGATCCCTGCCGCGACCGCCGAGCTTGCCGGCCCGGCGGGGTACTCCCCACCCCTCGCCGGGCCGGCCGGCGCGGTCACCGTCACGCTGATCACCGGCGACCGCGTGCACGTCTCGACCGGGCCGGACGGCCGGCAGGCGGCCACCGTCGAGCCCGCGACGAGGGCCGACGGCACCGTCCCCGGCTTCCACGAGCAGGAGCTGGACGGGCACCTGCACATCGTCCCGGCCGACGTCGCACTGCTGGTCCCGGCCGTGCTCGACCCCGCACTGTTCGACGTCACGGCGCTGATCGAGCAGGGCTACGACGACGCGAGCAGCGACGTGCTGCCGGTGATCGTGGAGACGACGAGCGCGGGCGCGGGCGCGGCTCGTGCGGCGTCACTGCCCTCGGTCACCACGACGGACACGCTGGAGTCGATCGGCGCGGTCGCGGCGGACGTCGACAAGGACGCGGCGGCGGCGCTGGCCGACGCGCTGACCGGCACGGTCGCCCTGGACGGGGCGGGCGCGGCCGCCGGGTCGCGGGCCGCCGCCCCGCTGGCCGGCGTCGAGAAGATCTGGCTGGACCAGCCGATGAGCACGGTCGACGAGGACAGCGCGCCGCAGATCGGCGCCCCGGACGCGTGGGCCGCCGGGTTCACCGGCGCGGGCGTCACCGTCGCCGTCCTGGACACCGGTATCGACACCACGCACCCGGACCTGACCGGCAAGGTCGTCGCCGAGGCGAACTTCAGCGTCTCGGACAGCACGACCGACCGCTTCGGCCACGGCACCCACGTCGCGTCGATCGTCGCGGGCACCGGGGCCGCGTCTGACGGGCAGCGGCGCGGCATCGCCTACGAGGCCGACCTGATGAACGTCAAGGTGCTCGACGACGGCGGCTCCGGGCCGATGTCCGAGGTCATCGCCGGGATGGAGTGGGCGGTCGCGAACGGCGCCGACGTCGTCAACCTCAGCCTGGGCGTGCGCGGCGGCTACACCGACGGCACCGACCCGGCCAGCCAGGCGGTCGACCGGCTCAGCGCGTCGTCGGACGCCCTGTTCGTCATCGCGGCCGGCAACGACGGGCCGGGCGAGGGCACCGTCACGACGCCTGGCGCGGCGACGTCCGCGCTCACCGTCGGGGCCGTCGACAAGCAGGACGGGCTGGCAGGGTTCTCGTCGCGCGGCCCGCGGGCGGGCGACTTCGCGCTCAAGCCGGACGTGACGGCGCCGGGCGTCGGGATCATCGCGGCGCGGGCCGCGAACGCCGTCATCGGGACCCCGGTCGGCGACGACTACCTCGCGCTGGACGGCACCTCGATGGCGACGCCGCACGTCGCGGGCGCGGCCGCGCTGCTGCTGCAGCAGCGGCCGGAGTGGGCCGGGGCGGACCTCAAGGCGGCGCTCGCGTCGACGTCGTCGGCGTCCGAGGCGCTGACGGTGTACGAGCAGGGCGCCGGCCGCGTCGACCTCGCCCGCGCGACGTCGCAGCAGGTGTTCGCGGCGAGCGGGCCGATCGACGCCGGCTACTTCCCGTATCCGCACGACGACGCGGTGCCGGTGACGCGCACCGTCACGTATCGCAACACCGGGACCGCGCCGGTGACGCTGGCGCTGGCCGCCGAGGTCACGGACGAGGACGGGACGGCGCCCGCGGCCGGGATGGTGACGCTCGGCGCGTCGTCGGTCGTGGTGCCGGCCGGCGGGACCGCGGAGGTCGCCGTCACCGTCGACCCCGCCGCCGGCGACTACGGCCTGTACGGCGGCTGGCTGGTCGCGACCGGCCCCGACGGCGTCGGCGTGCGGACGGCGCTGGGCTTCTACAAGGAGTCCGAGCGGTACGACCTCACCGTTCACGGCATCGCCCGTGACGGCCGCCCGGCCGGCGGGATCAGCCTGGTCGACGTCGTCAATGTCGACGACACGTCGGTGTTCGCCGCGACCAGCGTCGGGTTCGTCGACGGCGCGGCGACGCTGCGGGTGCCGCCGGGCCGGTACGCCGCGATGGGCTTCGTGTTCACCTACGACGAGCCGCACGTGTTCACGACGGAGACGGCCGGGGTGTTCGCGCCGGAGTTCACTGTGTCCGGGCCGACGTCGGTGACGCTGGACGCGCGCACGACGGTGCCGATCGAGGTCGAGACCGCGGACCCGGTCGAGGCGACCAACACGATGCTGGCGTGGATGCGGTCGGACCCGGAGGGCAAGTCGTACGCCCACTCGTTCTCCGTCGGCGCGCAGCCCTCGTTCGCGTCGCCGACCGACGCGGTCAGCGTCGGCGACTTCGAGTACTACACGCAGTACTCGCTGGTCGCGCCGCTGATCCAGGTGCGGACGCTGACCCCGGTGGAGGGGCCGATCCAGGCGTCGTACGTCTCGAACTCGGCGCTGCTGGACGGGTCGTTCGAGCTGCCGCTGGTGTATGCCGGGCTGGGCCGACCCGCCGACTTCGCCGGCGTGGACGTCGAGGGTTCGATCGCGCTGATCCAGCGCGGCGAGATCACCTTCGTGGAGAAGATGCGCAACGCGGCGGCGGCCGGCGCGTCGCTCGTCATGATCTTCAACAACGTGGCCGGGCCGCTGCCGATCGCCGGCGACCCGTCGACCGTCCCGACGATGTCGATGACCCGCGAGGAGGGGCAGGCGCTGCTCGCGCTGCTGGACCAGGGGCCCGTGACGGCCGCCGTCGATGCGATCCCGGTCAGTCCCTACCTCTACGACCTCGTGCTGGTGGAGCCGGACGTCGTGCCGCCTTCCTTGGACTACGTGATCGACTCGTCCAACACCACGCGGATCGACGTCGGCTACCACAGCCATGTCGACGACCACGGGATCGGCGAGCTGCGGCACAAGTGGCGGCCGTGGGACGCGTTCTCGTTCGGTTTCCTGCGCCGGACGGTCGCGCCGCAGACGCGGGTGGAGTACGTCTCGGGCGGCGACACGGCGTGGGCGCAGTATCTCTACGGCGCATCGACCGACGCCGATCCGTTCGGGTTCCCACTGCAGTCGGCGCCGCGGACGTACGAGGCCGGGCTCGAGCTGGAGGACGCCTGGCTGCGGCAGGTGCAGGCGCCGGGCGTGCTGCCGGTCGACTTCGGCGCCGTGGACTCGGCGGCGTACCGGTCGGGTGACGACGTGACGTTACGGCTGCAGGAGTGGACCGACGGGTACGGCCACTGGGGCGGCGCGGTGCCGGGCGTGGACACGCCGTCGTTCCGGCTGTTCGCGGATGGCGCGCTGGTGGGGTCGGGTGGGCGGGCGAACGGGACGTTCGCCGTGCCGTCGTCGCCGTCGACGCTGCGGGTGGAGTTGGACGTCGCCCGGTCGGCCCCCTGGTGGCTGGCCTCGACGTCGACCTCGACCGCCTGGACCGTCGCCCGATCGTCGTCCGTCGATGCGCCGACGCCGCTCCCCCTGCTGACCCTCTCCTACGGCGTCGACGTGTCGCCCCTGAACGTCGCCGCCAAGCCGGGCGCCCAGTTCGTGGACGTCGTGGTCGGTCACCAGCCCGGCTCCGGCCCGTCGGCCCCGGTCGCCGGCGCGACGGCCTCGGTCTCGTTCGACGACGGGGCCAACTGGGCGCCGGCCCGGGTGCTGCCGCGCGGCGACGGCTCGTTCCGCGCGGTCGTCAGCCGCGTGCCCGCCTCGGCGACGCACCTGTCGCTGCGGGTCGAGGCCTGGGATCGGGACGGCAACCGGATCGAGCAGGAGGTCCTGCGCGCCTACGCCCTCGACTGA
- the uvrB gene encoding excinuclease ABC subunit UvrB has product MRAAGEITRTVAPFEVVSEWDPSGDQPAAIDELERRVRQGDKNTVLLGATGTGKSATTAWLVERLQRPTLVMVPNKTLAAQFANELREMFPNNAVEYFVSYYDYYQPEAYVPQSDTYIEKDSSINEEVERLRHSATWSLLTRRDVIVVATVSCIYGLGSADEYLHRMVHLKVGDEKNREGLLRELVDVQYTRNDQNLTRGTFRVRGDTLEIIPMYDELAVRVEFFGDEIERIMTMHPLTGEVMREERETYVAPATHYVSGRERMERAIHSIETELEERLAEFERQGKLLEAQRLRMRTTYDIEMMREVGFTSGIENYSRHLDGREPGSAPNCLIDYFPDDFLLVIDESHVTVPQIGGMYEGDMSRKRTLVDHGFRLPSAMDNRPLRFEEFLERIGQTVYLSATPGPYELDKVDSVVEQIIRPTGLIDPEVVVKSTKGQIDDLIHEIQLRIGRDERVLVTTLTKKMAEDLTDYLLERGIQVRYLHSEVDTLRRIELLRELRTGEFDVLVGINLLREGLDLPEVSLVSILDADKEGFLRSGTSLIQTIGRAARNVSGQVHMYADTITPSMQNAIDETNRRREKQVAYNRANGIDPTPLRKRISDITQLLAREDADTEALIGGSGRAASRGKSPVPGVRASVGGAGKHAADLAGMPAADLADLIQQLSDQMHAAATELQFELAARLRDEISELKKELRGMHEAGVG; this is encoded by the coding sequence ATGCGTGCGGCAGGTGAGATCACCCGAACGGTGGCGCCCTTCGAGGTCGTCTCAGAGTGGGACCCGTCCGGCGACCAGCCGGCGGCCATCGACGAGCTCGAGCGGCGGGTCCGTCAGGGCGACAAGAACACCGTCCTGCTCGGCGCCACCGGCACGGGCAAGAGCGCCACCACGGCCTGGCTGGTCGAACGGCTGCAGCGGCCCACGCTGGTCATGGTGCCGAACAAGACGCTGGCCGCCCAGTTCGCCAACGAGCTGCGCGAGATGTTCCCGAACAACGCGGTCGAGTACTTCGTGTCGTACTACGACTACTACCAGCCCGAGGCGTACGTCCCGCAGAGCGACACCTACATCGAGAAGGACTCCTCCATCAACGAGGAGGTCGAGCGGCTGCGGCACTCGGCCACGTGGTCGCTGCTGACCCGCCGCGACGTCATCGTGGTGGCGACGGTGTCGTGCATCTACGGTCTGGGCTCGGCCGACGAGTACCTCCACCGCATGGTGCACCTCAAGGTCGGCGACGAGAAGAACCGCGAGGGCCTGCTGCGCGAGCTGGTCGACGTCCAGTACACGCGCAACGACCAGAACCTCACCCGCGGCACGTTCCGGGTCCGTGGCGACACCCTCGAGATCATCCCGATGTACGACGAGCTGGCCGTCCGGGTCGAGTTCTTCGGCGACGAGATCGAGCGCATCATGACCATGCACCCGCTCACCGGCGAGGTCATGCGCGAGGAGCGCGAGACGTACGTCGCGCCGGCCACCCACTACGTGTCCGGGCGCGAGCGCATGGAGCGGGCCATCCACAGCATCGAGACCGAGCTCGAGGAGCGGCTGGCCGAGTTCGAGCGTCAGGGCAAGCTGCTCGAGGCGCAGCGGCTGCGCATGCGCACGACGTACGACATCGAGATGATGCGCGAGGTCGGGTTCACGTCGGGCATCGAGAACTACTCGCGCCACCTCGACGGCCGCGAGCCCGGGTCGGCGCCGAACTGCCTCATCGACTATTTCCCCGACGACTTCCTGCTGGTCATCGACGAGTCGCACGTCACCGTCCCGCAGATCGGCGGCATGTACGAGGGCGACATGAGCCGCAAGCGCACCCTCGTCGACCACGGGTTCCGGCTGCCCAGCGCCATGGACAACCGGCCGCTGCGGTTCGAGGAGTTCCTCGAGCGCATCGGCCAGACGGTGTACCTGTCGGCCACGCCCGGCCCGTACGAGCTCGACAAGGTCGACAGCGTCGTCGAGCAGATCATCCGCCCGACCGGCCTGATCGACCCCGAGGTCGTGGTGAAGTCCACGAAGGGCCAGATCGACGACCTCATCCACGAGATCCAGCTGCGGATCGGCCGCGACGAGCGGGTCCTCGTCACCACGCTGACCAAGAAGATGGCCGAAGACCTCACCGACTACCTGCTCGAACGCGGCATCCAGGTGCGCTACCTGCACAGCGAGGTCGACACCCTCCGCCGTATCGAGCTGCTGCGCGAGCTGCGCACGGGCGAGTTCGACGTCCTCGTCGGCATCAACCTGCTCCGCGAGGGCCTCGACCTCCCGGAGGTGTCGCTGGTCAGTATCCTCGACGCCGACAAGGAGGGCTTCCTCCGCTCCGGCACGTCGCTGATCCAGACCATCGGCCGGGCCGCCCGCAACGTGTCCGGCCAGGTGCACATGTACGCCGACACCATCACGCCGTCCATGCAGAACGCCATCGACGAGACCAACCGGCGGCGCGAGAAGCAGGTCGCCTACAACCGCGCCAACGGCATCGACCCCACGCCGCTGCGCAAGCGGATCAGCGACATCACCCAGCTGCTGGCCCGCGAGGACGCCGACACCGAGGCGCTCATCGGCGGGTCCGGTCGCGCCGCCAGCCGCGGCAAGTCGCCGGTGCCCGGGGTCCGCGCCAGCGTCGGCGGCGCCGGCAAGCACGCCGCCGACCTCGCCGGCATGCCCGCGGCCGACCTCGCCGACCTCATCCAGCAGCTCAGCGACCAGATGCACGCGGCCGCGACGGAGCTGCAGTTCGAGCTGGCGGCCCGGCTGCGCGACGAGATCTCGGAGCTGAAGAAGGAACTGCGCGGCATGCACGAAGCCGGCGTCGGCTGA
- a CDS encoding AAA family ATPase — translation MDDETRRFVTTFREFMTEVVNQVRAESGDVQPLLPVLEEHLGVPPRSVPVVVEQVSPLRFADADVALEALAARQGGRRLIGVGGGMTRRHASLAEIIENAGLHGMFPVGPVDYARVPTGPDSSRQVVAFGLHLFSYDGVPLVVLQRSAQPQLGRELPELEVLAASDAVVPAFLDELHRLMAEHSVLRGQVVTFAPAVFGASNGEVTFLRRPELTADDVVLPDGLLARVERHLTGVARHRDALRAAGQHLKRGVLLFGPPGTGKTHTVRYFMAVSPGTTVIVLSGRSLRLVQVAAETARALEPAVVVLEDCDLIAEDRSLSDGPQPLLFEALDALDGLADDADVAFVLTTNRADLLEPALAQRPGRVDLAAEIPLPDGASRRRLNRLYARDLPFSASALDETAERAEGTTASFAKELMRRAVLGAADAGHPPGDADLSAALDEMLSDTEALSRSLFGGATDDPGGGPGGFGAGGPQPGLAPL, via the coding sequence ATGGACGACGAAACCCGCAGGTTCGTGACCACCTTCCGCGAGTTCATGACCGAGGTCGTCAACCAGGTCCGCGCCGAGTCCGGCGACGTCCAGCCGCTGCTGCCCGTACTCGAGGAGCACCTCGGCGTCCCGCCGCGGTCCGTGCCCGTCGTCGTCGAGCAGGTGTCGCCGCTCCGGTTCGCCGACGCCGACGTCGCGCTGGAGGCGCTGGCGGCGCGGCAGGGCGGACGCCGGCTGATCGGCGTCGGCGGCGGCATGACCCGGCGGCACGCGTCGCTGGCCGAGATCATCGAGAACGCGGGCCTGCACGGCATGTTCCCCGTCGGCCCGGTCGACTACGCCCGCGTCCCCACCGGCCCCGACTCCAGCCGGCAGGTCGTCGCGTTCGGCCTGCACCTGTTCTCGTACGACGGCGTCCCACTGGTCGTCCTGCAGCGCAGCGCGCAGCCCCAGCTGGGCCGCGAGCTGCCCGAACTGGAGGTGCTGGCCGCCTCTGACGCCGTCGTGCCCGCGTTCCTGGACGAGTTGCACCGGCTCATGGCCGAGCACAGCGTGCTGCGCGGCCAGGTCGTCACATTCGCCCCGGCCGTCTTCGGCGCCAGCAACGGCGAGGTCACGTTCCTGCGCCGCCCCGAACTCACCGCCGACGACGTCGTCCTGCCCGACGGCCTGCTCGCCCGCGTCGAGCGGCACCTCACCGGCGTCGCCCGGCACCGCGACGCGCTGCGGGCGGCCGGCCAGCACCTGAAGCGCGGAGTCCTCCTCTTCGGCCCGCCCGGCACCGGCAAGACGCACACCGTCCGCTACTTCATGGCCGTGAGCCCCGGCACGACGGTGATCGTGCTGTCCGGGCGGTCGCTACGGCTCGTCCAGGTCGCCGCCGAGACCGCCCGCGCGCTCGAACCGGCCGTCGTCGTGCTGGAAGACTGCGACCTGATCGCCGAGGACCGCAGCCTCTCCGACGGGCCGCAGCCGCTGCTCTTCGAGGCGCTCGACGCCCTCGACGGCCTCGCCGACGACGCCGACGTCGCGTTCGTCCTCACCACCAACCGCGCCGACCTGCTCGAGCCCGCCCTCGCCCAACGGCCCGGCCGGGTCGACCTCGCCGCCGAGATCCCGCTGCCCGACGGTGCTTCCCGGCGGCGGCTGAACCGGCTGTACGCGCGCGACCTGCCGTTCTCGGCGTCAGCCCTGGACGAGACGGCCGAGCGGGCCGAGGGGACGACGGCCTCGTTCGCGAAGGAGCTCATGCGCCGGGCCGTCCTCGGCGCAGCCGACGCCGGCCACCCTCCGGGCGACGCCGACCTGTCCGCCGCGCTCGACGAGATGCTGAGCGACACCGAAGCGCTCAGCCGCAGCCTCTTCGGCGGCGCGACGGACGATCCCGGCGGCGGGCCGGGCGGGTTCGGCGCGGGTGGGCCGCAGCCGGGCCTGGCGCCGCTCTGA
- the coaE gene encoding dephospho-CoA kinase, with amino-acid sequence MLRVGLTGGIGAGKSVVARRLAERGATVVDADLIAREVVEPGTPGLAAVVDEFGPGVLTPDGALDRPALGKIVFADEDRRRALNAIVHPLVGRRRQELVDAAGPDAVVVEDIPLLVENGLTAGFPLVIVVHAPEHERLRRLVEDRGMTEADALARIRAQATDDQRRAAADVRLDNSGPLVDIQAAVDALWTQRLAPFEAHLRTRTRAARPPHAVIAEPDPSWAVQGERLLARIRRIAGERLIRSDHHGSTSVPGLPAKDVIDVQLVVADLDTATALAGDLADAGLVRLPDRWWDVDRDGVEHDKAIAANADPGRPVNCHIRPVTSPTWRDALLLRDWLRAHSEGVAEYAALKRDLAARPHESVDEYAMRKTPWVNGALARAEQWAVEVGWEP; translated from the coding sequence GTGCTGAGAGTCGGGCTGACGGGCGGGATCGGGGCCGGCAAGTCGGTGGTGGCGCGCCGCCTGGCGGAGCGGGGCGCGACGGTCGTCGACGCGGACCTGATCGCCCGCGAAGTGGTCGAGCCGGGGACGCCGGGACTGGCCGCCGTCGTCGACGAGTTCGGGCCCGGCGTCCTGACCCCCGATGGCGCCCTGGACCGGCCCGCCCTCGGGAAGATCGTCTTCGCCGACGAGGACCGGCGGCGCGCGCTGAACGCGATCGTGCACCCGCTGGTCGGACGGCGCCGGCAGGAGCTGGTCGACGCGGCCGGGCCGGACGCCGTCGTCGTCGAGGACATCCCGCTGCTGGTCGAGAACGGGCTGACCGCCGGATTCCCGCTGGTCATCGTCGTGCACGCGCCCGAGCACGAGCGGCTGCGCCGGCTGGTCGAGGACCGCGGGATGACGGAGGCCGACGCGCTGGCCCGCATCCGCGCGCAGGCGACGGACGACCAGCGGCGCGCCGCGGCGGACGTCAGGCTGGACAACTCCGGCCCGCTTGTGGATATCCAGGCCGCCGTCGACGCCCTGTGGACGCAGCGGCTGGCGCCGTTCGAGGCGCACCTGCGGACCCGGACCCGTGCGGCGCGTCCGCCGCACGCCGTCATCGCCGAACCCGACCCGAGCTGGGCCGTGCAGGGCGAGCGGCTGCTGGCGCGGATCCGGCGGATCGCGGGGGAGCGGCTGATCCGCTCGGACCACCATGGCTCGACGTCGGTGCCCGGGCTGCCGGCGAAGGACGTGATCGACGTGCAACTGGTCGTCGCGGACCTCGACACGGCGACGGCGCTCGCCGGCGACCTCGCCGACGCCGGGCTGGTCCGGCTGCCGGACCGCTGGTGGGACGTCGACCGCGATGGCGTCGAGCACGACAAGGCGATCGCCGCCAACGCCGACCCCGGCCGCCCCGTCAACTGCCACATCCGCCCCGTGACGTCGCCGACCTGGCGCGACGCGCTGCTGCTGCGCGACTGGCTGCGGGCGCATTCTGAGGGTGTCGCCGAGTATGCGGCGCTGAAGCGAGATTTGGCCGCCCGGCCGCACGAGTCGGTGGACGAGTACGCCATGCGGAAGACGCCGTGGGTCAATGGAGCGCTGGCTAGGGCTGAGCAGTGGGCGGTGGAGGTCGGCTGGGAGCCCTGA
- a CDS encoding TetR family transcriptional regulator, with protein sequence MPSERREQIVRAARELVAEKGATGLSVRAVAARAGVGASTLRYYFPSQRELYEAVFAAAFDDTLLDLRIHDTAVPPGERLAECLMQLLPAAPPPEQAVERWMDTLSATFGPGAAPEPRLAWSAISRRARARVLAWLEVLAAEGAVAADRPTMERNALLLLTVVDGLALGRLVPIERVEQAQERGVLADAVAAVLL encoded by the coding sequence ATGCCGAGCGAGCGACGTGAGCAGATCGTCCGCGCCGCGCGCGAGCTGGTCGCCGAGAAGGGCGCGACCGGCCTCAGCGTGCGCGCCGTGGCCGCGCGGGCCGGCGTCGGCGCCAGCACGCTGCGCTACTACTTCCCGTCGCAGCGCGAGCTCTACGAGGCCGTCTTCGCCGCCGCCTTCGACGACACGCTGCTCGACCTGCGCATCCACGACACCGCCGTCCCGCCCGGCGAGCGGCTGGCCGAGTGCCTGATGCAGCTGCTGCCGGCGGCGCCGCCGCCCGAGCAGGCGGTGGAGCGCTGGATGGACACGCTCAGCGCCACGTTCGGCCCCGGCGCCGCGCCTGAGCCGCGGCTCGCGTGGTCGGCGATCTCCCGCCGGGCGCGGGCGCGCGTGCTGGCCTGGCTCGAGGTGCTCGCCGCCGAAGGTGCCGTCGCCGCCGACCGGCCCACGATGGAGCGCAACGCCCTGCTCCTCCTCACGGTGGTCGACGGCCTCGCGCTGGGCCGGCTGGTCCCGATCGAGCGGGTCGAACAGGCCCAGGAGCGTGGCGTCCTCGCCGACGCCGTCGCCGCCGTCCTGCTCTGA
- a CDS encoding GOLPH3/VPS74 family protein: MDLLIVEDFMLLLLDDDSGSPAGAGTLHYSLGGALLVDLALQGRIEIESKGVTVLPGPPPDDPLLADALEKIGEKRRSTHSLLFVLGQGLSDKVTERLLERGLIRREQRKFLGLFRTTTWPADDARHEAELRAGLERVLVHGDDPDARTAAIIALLNSINVLYIVVSGPDFPWRVVAKRAYEIQQGDWAGDPATQAVMTTNAGIVAATASAVAVAAATGVANS, encoded by the coding sequence ATGGATCTGCTCATCGTCGAGGACTTCATGCTGCTCCTGCTCGACGACGACAGCGGCAGCCCGGCCGGCGCCGGCACGCTGCACTACTCGCTCGGCGGTGCCCTGCTCGTCGACCTGGCGCTTCAGGGGCGCATCGAGATCGAGTCCAAGGGTGTGACGGTCCTCCCCGGGCCGCCGCCGGACGACCCGCTGCTCGCGGACGCGCTGGAGAAGATCGGCGAGAAGCGCCGGAGCACCCACTCGCTGCTGTTCGTGCTCGGCCAGGGGCTCAGCGACAAGGTCACCGAACGCCTCCTCGAGCGCGGCCTGATCCGCCGCGAGCAGCGCAAGTTCCTCGGCCTGTTCCGCACCACCACCTGGCCCGCCGACGACGCCCGGCACGAGGCCGAGCTGCGCGCCGGGCTCGAGCGCGTGCTCGTCCACGGCGACGACCCGGACGCCCGGACGGCGGCGATCATCGCGCTGCTGAACTCCATCAACGTGTTGTACATCGTGGTCAGCGGCCCGGACTTCCCCTGGCGGGTCGTCGCCAAGCGGGCCTACGAGATCCAGCAGGGCGACTGGGCCGGCGACCCGGCGACCCAAGCGGTCATGACGACCAACGCCGGCATCGTCGCGGCGACCGCCAGCGCGGTGGCCGTCGCCGCCGCGACCGGCGTGGCGAACTCCTAG